The following DNA comes from Streptomyces sp. NBC_00273.
ACCGGGCGAAGGAGCCGGAGGTGCTGGCCGCGCTCAAGGGCGCCCGCCTGCTGGTCCCGGTGGTCGCCGTCCTCGGCGAGGTGGAGACCGACCCGGAGACGGGCCTGAGGCGCGAGAAGACCAGCGACATGGCCGTCCCGACCCTGCGGGCGGGCGACCGGCGGGCGCTGCCCGCCTTCACCTCGATCGCCTCGCTCGCCCTGTGGGACCCCGCGGCCCGGCCGGTGGCCGTCCCGCTGCACCAGGCGCTGGCCGCCGCCGCGCACGAGAAGGCCGACACCGTGGTCCTGGACCTCGCCGGCCCCGTCACCTACCAGCTCACCGGCTCCGCCCTGCTCGCCCTCGCCGAGGGCCGCACCGACGCGGGCCCGCTGGCCGACCCCGCCGTACGGGAGGCCGTACGGGCCGCCGTGTCCGCGGAGCCCGCTGTCCTGCGCGCCCACCTCGGCCCGGGCGGCGCCGACTCCGACGGCACCCTGGCGATCGTGCTGGCCGGGGGCGCACAGGCGTCCGCGGCGGCCCGGCGCGTCGCCGAGGCGCTGGCGGCGGACACCACCCTGCGGGCCCGGCTGGTCCGCGGACTGGACCTGGCCCTGTTGCCGCCGGACGCGCCGGCCCCGCCCGGCGAGCCCCTGTTCACCCGCTGACCGCGAAGAGTCCCGTGAGCGATCTGCCGCCCCGGGCGCGCAACCTCGCCTACCGCACGGCCTGCCTGCACCGCCCGGACGACGCCGAGCTGTTGCGCCGGGCCGACCTGCTCGACCCGCGGCCCTGACCGTACGGGGCCGCGCGGTCCCCGGACGCGACGACGGCCGGTGCACCCCCGCGGGGTGCACCGGCCGTCGCCGTTCGTCTGTGGGGTGCGGGCTCAGCCGAAGACGGGACCCGTGAACTTCTCGCCCGGCCCCTGCCCCGGCTCGTCCGGCACGATCGAGGCTTCGCGGAAGGCCAGCTGGAGCGACTTCAGGCCGTCGCGCAGCGGGGCGGCGTGGAAGGAGCTGATCTCGGTGGCGCTCGCGGTGACCAGGCCGGCCAGGGCCGTGATCAGCTTGCGGGCCTCGTCGAGGTCCTTGTGCTCGGAGTCCGGCTTGTCCAGGCCCAGGTTGACCGCCGCGGCGCTCAGCAGGTGCACGGCCACCGTGGTGATCACCTCGACGGCGGGCACGTCCGCGATGTCGCGGGTCATGGTGTCGTAGTCGGGGGCGCCGTCGGCAGTGGGTTCGGTGGGGGGTGTCGCGTCAGTCATGCGCCCCACGATATGCCGTGCGGCGGGCTTGCGGCGCGGGTGCTAGTATGTACTTCGACCGGCCGGACACTTATGTGCCCGGCCCACAAGTGGAGGCTCCGTTCTCCCACCTGACTGCCCTCCGGGGCGGCGGGTCACCGGTCAGGCGGCATCCATCGTTCCGTACGGACGATGGAAAGCTGCCCGATTCTGCGCCCCGCGGTTCGCACGCGGCGGTGCTCCGGTTGTTTTGGAGCCCCTGCCTGTGCCCGGCGGGGCTTTTTTCATTCTCCCGCTGCGGTCGGTCTGACGGAAATACACGTCAGCGGCTGTCTGCCAGGCAGCCGTGTGGTGCTACCGAGGAGGATCCATCAGCACCGAGCCCCGCATCAACGACCGGATTCGCGTTCCCGAGGTACGGCTTGTCGGTCCCAGCGGCGAGCAGGTCGGCATCGTGCCGCTTGCCAAGGCGCTTGAGCTCGCGCAGGAGTACGACCTCGACCTGGTCGAGGTCGCGGCGTCCGCACGCCCGCCGGTCTGCAAGCTCATGGACTACGGCAAGTTCAAGTACGAGTCGGCCATGAAGGCCCGTGAGGCGCGCAAGAACCAGGCGCACACGGTCATCAAGGAAATGAAGCTCCGGCCGAAGATCGACCCGCACGACTATGACACCAAGAAGGGTCACGTCGTTCGGTTCCTCAAGCAGGGCGACAAGGTCAAGATCACGATCATGTTCCG
Coding sequences within:
- the infC gene encoding translation initiation factor IF-3, with product MWCYRGGSISTEPRINDRIRVPEVRLVGPSGEQVGIVPLAKALELAQEYDLDLVEVAASARPPVCKLMDYGKFKYESAMKAREARKNQAHTVIKEMKLRPKIDPHDYDTKKGHVVRFLKQGDKVKITIMFRGREQSRPELGYRLLQRLASDVEDLGFIESNPKQDGRNMIMVLGPHKKKTEAMAEAREAQAARKAERQGVAHTEGEAPSEDAAVEVDDTTEVASAEATDAAAEEAPADEANAEA
- a CDS encoding SseB family protein, giving the protein MANKNIPDPGFSDDDGSADPRLTAALAAWSEDRAKEPEVLAALKGARLLVPVVAVLGEVETDPETGLRREKTSDMAVPTLRAGDRRALPAFTSIASLALWDPAARPVAVPLHQALAAAAHEKADTVVLDLAGPVTYQLTGSALLALAEGRTDAGPLADPAVREAVRAAVSAEPAVLRAHLGPGGADSDGTLAIVLAGGAQASAAARRVAEALAADTTLRARLVRGLDLALLPPDAPAPPGEPLFTR
- a CDS encoding DUF1844 domain-containing protein, which gives rise to MTDATPPTEPTADGAPDYDTMTRDIADVPAVEVITTVAVHLLSAAAVNLGLDKPDSEHKDLDEARKLITALAGLVTASATEISSFHAAPLRDGLKSLQLAFREASIVPDEPGQGPGEKFTGPVFG